Proteins encoded within one genomic window of Jiangella mangrovi:
- a CDS encoding phosphotransferase family protein — translation MARAAGVRIGYAEVPATVRAWVEAVLGSAVVATAEQSGGMSPGCATRLVTAAGTTAFVKAAGASLSDGTPALFRREVEVLTSLRALPPVPYRPALLDAYDDGDWVALLLDDVDGRPPDLADPGGADALAVRDLVERQARELTPSPMGGQGVRSLRSLPAMAEIWRGRWAELAGAPDGILPPWTAGRIRDLYRRVATVPGRLTTETLCHWDVREDNLLIRHDGSAVIVDWGMACAGPSWGDAFMLALTWVHTPAFDALTAELPVGGDGDLVTDLLLAFAGSQAWRGAQPAPPGLPTFAGYCRAEAARAFAGLFRRLN, via the coding sequence TTGGCCCGCGCGGCCGGTGTCCGCATCGGCTATGCGGAGGTCCCGGCGACGGTGCGCGCCTGGGTCGAGGCGGTGCTCGGCTCGGCGGTCGTGGCGACGGCGGAGCAGTCCGGCGGCATGTCCCCCGGTTGCGCCACCCGGCTGGTGACGGCCGCGGGCACGACGGCGTTCGTCAAGGCTGCCGGTGCGTCGTTGTCCGACGGGACGCCAGCACTGTTCCGCCGCGAGGTCGAGGTGCTGACGTCGCTGCGGGCGTTGCCGCCGGTGCCGTACCGCCCGGCGCTGCTCGACGCCTACGACGACGGCGACTGGGTCGCGCTGCTGCTCGACGACGTCGACGGCCGTCCGCCGGACCTCGCCGATCCCGGCGGCGCCGACGCACTCGCCGTCCGCGACCTGGTCGAGCGGCAGGCGCGTGAGCTGACGCCGTCGCCGATGGGCGGGCAGGGGGTGCGGTCGCTGCGGTCGCTGCCGGCGATGGCCGAGATCTGGCGCGGCCGCTGGGCCGAGCTGGCCGGCGCGCCGGACGGGATCCTGCCGCCGTGGACGGCCGGGCGGATCCGCGATCTGTACCGGCGGGTGGCGACGGTGCCGGGACGGCTGACCACCGAGACGCTGTGCCACTGGGACGTGCGCGAGGACAACCTGCTGATCCGGCACGATGGCTCGGCGGTGATCGTCGACTGGGGCATGGCCTGCGCCGGGCCGTCCTGGGGCGACGCGTTCATGCTGGCGCTGACCTGGGTCCACACCCCGGCGTTCGACGCGCTGACGGCGGAGCTGCCCGTCGGTGGCGACGGCGACCTGGTGACCGATCTGCTGCTGGCGTTCGCCGGGTCGCAGGCCTGGCGCGGGGCGCAGCCGGCGCCGCCCGGGCTGCCGACGTTCGCGGGGTACTGCCGGGCCGAGGCGGCCCGTGCGTTCGCCGGCCTCTTCCGCCGTCTCAACTGA
- a CDS encoding DUF2470 domain-containing protein: MSQNPFGPDVIAAVSRHMNDDHTADSLVIVQALGDTPEATAARVVHLDGVGVDFAVTVDGAERTVRVPFARPLTERPEIRVEFVRLYTEAATALGIEPRAEG, from the coding sequence GTGAGCCAGAACCCGTTCGGACCCGACGTCATCGCCGCGGTCAGCCGCCACATGAACGACGATCACACCGCGGACTCGCTGGTCATCGTCCAGGCCCTCGGCGACACGCCGGAGGCGACGGCGGCCCGGGTCGTGCACCTCGACGGGGTCGGCGTCGACTTCGCGGTCACCGTCGACGGCGCCGAGCGCACCGTGCGCGTGCCGTTCGCCCGGCCGCTCACCGAGCGCCCCGAGATCCGTGTCGAGTTCGTCCGCCTCTACACCGAGGCCGCCACCGCGCTCGGCATCGAGCCCCGCGCCGAGGGCTGA
- a CDS encoding DUF7059 domain-containing protein codes for MTTRLPGLSTDDIARLRDALAAAGYTVDGVRDLLGARASAALDRNETTPGRLAVAGRDDALSLLTRLWSLQEPVEWPALERALPVEALVAGGLLIADYDDDTVSAVVDVRPYADDAGDWWVVADLTPGMDGHRAPIAADHVLGLNAASSTLAQLTARRPAARALDLGTGCGVQSLHLARHCDHIVATDVNPRALALASLTARLNGLADTIELRAGSLFAPVAGETFDLIATNPPFVVSPGGSHVYRDGGLPGDEISRRVVVDGAAHLAEGGLLQSLANWMHVRGQDWQDRLGSWVAATGCDAWVIQREVEDPAEYVELWLRDSGEAGGPRYAQRYAAWLRWFDENAVEGIGFGWIALRRSGAADPVVRIEDWPHAVEQPLGDHVAAWFDRAAALRIDDDALLGARLTMAADLVQEQVGRPGEEGPEHLVLRQRRGLLRAVTAGTAEAGLVGACDGTLPVGAIVDALATVLETDAAALRADLVPRVRALVQDGFLELAQEAAATEEMPTNR; via the coding sequence GTGACGACACGACTTCCCGGCCTGTCCACGGACGACATCGCCCGGCTTCGCGACGCGCTCGCGGCGGCCGGCTACACCGTCGACGGGGTCCGTGACCTGCTCGGTGCGCGGGCGTCGGCGGCGCTGGACCGCAACGAGACCACGCCCGGCCGGCTGGCCGTCGCGGGGCGCGACGACGCGTTGTCGCTGCTGACCCGGCTGTGGTCGTTGCAGGAGCCGGTCGAGTGGCCCGCGCTCGAGCGGGCGTTGCCGGTCGAGGCGCTCGTCGCCGGTGGACTCCTGATCGCCGACTACGACGACGACACCGTCAGCGCGGTCGTCGACGTCCGGCCGTACGCCGACGACGCCGGCGACTGGTGGGTGGTCGCCGACCTCACCCCGGGCATGGACGGCCACCGGGCGCCCATCGCGGCCGACCACGTGCTCGGGCTCAACGCGGCCTCCAGCACGCTCGCCCAGCTGACCGCTCGCCGTCCGGCCGCCCGCGCGCTCGACCTCGGCACCGGCTGCGGCGTCCAGTCGCTGCACCTGGCCCGCCACTGCGACCACATCGTCGCGACGGACGTGAACCCGCGAGCACTCGCGCTCGCCTCGCTGACCGCTCGGCTCAACGGGCTGGCCGACACCATCGAGCTGCGCGCGGGCAGCCTGTTCGCCCCGGTCGCCGGCGAGACGTTCGACCTCATCGCGACGAACCCGCCGTTCGTGGTCTCGCCCGGCGGCAGCCACGTCTACCGCGACGGCGGCCTGCCCGGCGACGAGATCTCCCGCCGGGTCGTGGTCGACGGCGCTGCGCACCTGGCCGAGGGCGGGCTGCTGCAGTCGCTGGCGAACTGGATGCACGTGCGCGGGCAGGACTGGCAGGACCGCCTCGGCTCGTGGGTCGCAGCGACGGGGTGCGACGCCTGGGTGATCCAGCGCGAGGTCGAGGACCCGGCCGAGTACGTCGAGCTGTGGCTGCGCGACTCCGGCGAAGCCGGCGGGCCCCGGTACGCGCAGCGCTACGCAGCATGGCTGCGCTGGTTCGACGAGAACGCCGTCGAGGGCATCGGGTTCGGCTGGATCGCGCTGCGCCGCTCCGGCGCGGCCGACCCGGTGGTGCGCATCGAGGACTGGCCGCACGCCGTCGAGCAACCCCTGGGCGACCACGTCGCGGCCTGGTTCGACCGGGCGGCGGCGCTGCGGATCGACGACGACGCGCTGCTCGGCGCGCGGCTCACCATGGCCGCCGACCTGGTGCAGGAGCAGGTCGGCCGGCCGGGCGAGGAGGGTCCCGAGCACCTGGTGCTGCGGCAGCGACGAGGCCTGCTGCGTGCCGTCACCGCCGGTACTGCCGAGGCCGGCCTCGTCGGCGCCTGCGACGGGACACTGCCGGTCGGGGCCATCGTCGACGCGCTGGCGACGGTGCTCGAGACCGACGCCGCCGCGCTGCGGGCCGACCTGGTGCCGCGGGTCCGGGCCCTCGTCCAGGACGGCTTCCTGGAGCTCGCTCAGGAGGCGGCGGCGACCGAGGAGATGCCGACGAACAGGTAG
- a CDS encoding ATP-binding protein, with amino-acid sequence MTGLIPRLARPRLDEQLRSFRAVVVNGPRQAGKSTLLHMHTKEHGGTYRSLDDPQWLTAATDDPTTFVSTGDRPLRIDEVQRGGNDLVLAVKAAVDRSREKGQFVLSGSSNFLTVPSLSESLAGRVGFVETWPFTVSERTGAPPDFCDLAFEDPRSLLRAPTSPWTRSDYLALICSGGYPEAVELREARARRQWFDSYLRSVVTRDVRSFARLQHATRVPRLLELVAARAGSITVVADVARSLEISTETARTYLGYLGIVYLTVDLPAWSTNLTTKAARTPKTYVSDPGLAAHVVRVNADGLQRPGHPALGGLTETFAATELIRLRGAASTAFDLHYFRDRDGREIDFVLESWDGRVVAIEVKASATPKSADARHLRWLRDKLGDRMRGGIVLHLGENAISLGDDIVAVPLSALWSHRRLDSGTS; translated from the coding sequence ATGACCGGACTCATCCCGAGACTCGCCCGGCCGCGTCTCGACGAACAGCTGCGCAGCTTCCGAGCCGTCGTGGTGAACGGTCCGCGGCAGGCCGGGAAATCGACGCTGCTCCACATGCATACGAAGGAGCATGGCGGCACCTACCGATCCCTCGACGACCCTCAATGGCTGACAGCAGCCACCGACGATCCCACCACGTTCGTCTCCACCGGTGACCGACCGCTTCGAATCGACGAGGTGCAGCGCGGCGGAAACGACCTGGTGCTGGCGGTGAAAGCCGCCGTCGACCGCTCTCGCGAGAAGGGCCAGTTCGTCCTCTCGGGCTCGTCCAACTTCCTCACCGTGCCGTCGTTGTCCGAGTCACTCGCCGGGCGCGTCGGGTTCGTCGAAACCTGGCCGTTCACCGTGTCCGAACGTACTGGTGCACCGCCGGACTTCTGCGACCTCGCCTTCGAAGACCCGCGTTCTCTGCTGCGGGCTCCCACTTCTCCCTGGACCCGATCGGACTACCTGGCCCTGATCTGCTCAGGTGGCTACCCCGAAGCCGTCGAGCTGAGAGAGGCACGCGCGCGGCGGCAGTGGTTCGACAGCTACCTGCGCAGTGTGGTGACTCGCGACGTGCGTAGTTTCGCTCGACTGCAGCATGCAACGAGAGTCCCGCGGCTTCTCGAGCTCGTCGCTGCTCGGGCCGGTTCGATCACGGTGGTCGCCGACGTCGCACGGTCCCTGGAGATCTCCACCGAGACTGCGCGGACCTACCTGGGGTACCTCGGCATCGTCTACCTGACCGTGGATCTACCGGCGTGGTCGACCAACCTGACGACCAAGGCCGCTCGAACGCCGAAGACCTATGTGTCCGACCCGGGCCTGGCGGCACACGTCGTTCGAGTGAACGCTGATGGCCTCCAGCGCCCCGGCCATCCCGCACTGGGTGGCCTGACGGAGACGTTCGCGGCCACGGAGCTGATCCGGCTGCGTGGCGCGGCATCGACAGCCTTCGATCTTCATTACTTCCGCGATCGCGACGGCCGTGAGATCGACTTCGTTCTTGAGTCGTGGGACGGACGCGTGGTAGCCATCGAGGTCAAGGCCTCGGCCACGCCCAAGTCCGCCGACGCTCGTCACCTGCGCTGGTTGCGTGACAAGCTGGGCGACCGCATGCGCGGTGGAATCGTTCTCCATCTCGGCGAGAACGCCATCTCCCTCGGTGACGACATCGTCGCCGTACCGCTCTCGGCGCTCTGGAGTCATCGACGCCTGGACTCCGGCACCAGCTGA
- a CDS encoding VOC family protein — MTSRISHTTVDCAHAYELSEWWKQVLGYVDIADDPNEPGHEECMIQAEDGSHQVLFIEVPEAKAGKNRIHFDLRPTDRTRDDEVERLRGVGATEVADHRGIYGPGTGWVTLADPEGNEFCVLRSDAEITTSTQS; from the coding sequence ATGACGTCCCGCATCTCGCACACGACGGTCGACTGCGCCCACGCCTACGAGCTGTCCGAGTGGTGGAAGCAGGTCCTCGGCTACGTCGACATCGCCGACGACCCCAACGAGCCCGGCCACGAGGAGTGCATGATCCAGGCCGAGGACGGCAGCCACCAGGTGCTGTTCATCGAGGTGCCCGAGGCGAAGGCGGGGAAGAACCGGATCCACTTCGACCTTCGCCCCACCGACCGCACCCGCGACGACGAGGTCGAGCGGCTGCGCGGCGTCGGCGCCACCGAGGTCGCCGACCATCGCGGCATCTACGGCCCCGGCACCGGCTGGGTCACCCTCGCCGACCCGGAGGGCAACGAGTTCTGTGTCCTGCGCAGCGACGCCGAGATCACCACCTCGACGCAGTCCTGA
- a CDS encoding TIM-barrel domain-containing protein, which produces MIRHRPFGSEHPYAVTGDQRVPALPVDGETCELRVRASAAVASVVCEWSGPSGVETWPLLPPSSMIGDDGAGDDGGHLAAAQARSLADRSYWSVQTPPLAAGTVYRYRFVATLSSGAVRRTRWYEVSAGAWSARGGSLTVDDGDRLVPGSVEWLTGPEGPRRVRFALRLAPGEHVVGFGERYDAVDQRGRTLDAVVFEQYKAQGAHGRTYLPMPFALVVGAAGSWGLHVRTARRTWYDVGATTPDRLVVEAELDGDDALSVGVFSGSPASVVREFVAEAGRPEELPDWVFRLWASGNEWNTQARVMAELDAHREHDIPVGALVIEAWSDESTFTAFRDAQYEVNEDGGPHRLADFTFPADGAWPDPRGMVSELHARDVKVLLWQIPLLKMRPHPRGQLAADARAAVAGGFVVTEADGRPYRNRGWWFPLALMPDLASEKARDWWTSKRRYLVEELGIDGFKTDGGEHAWGRDLRHGSGSVRGIAGNDRFPVEYARTYGDLLRSAGKAPVTFSRAGFTGSQAHGAFWAGDEDSTWDGFRSAVVAGVTAGACGIVYWGWDLAGFSGDVPDAELYLRAAAASAFMPIMQYHSEFNHHRLPLRDRTPWNVASRTGDDRVLPAFRRFAHLRERLVPYLSASAASAVAGGAPLMRGLFFDHPGDAAAWEVVDREFLLGDSLLVAPVLSPGASSWEVYLPAGDWVDVWTGTPVAGGRTVTRPVPIDEVPVYCRASAWPELREVFADLPG; this is translated from the coding sequence ATGATCCGGCACCGTCCGTTCGGCTCCGAACACCCGTACGCCGTCACCGGCGACCAGCGGGTGCCGGCGCTCCCGGTCGACGGCGAGACCTGTGAGCTGCGGGTCCGCGCGTCGGCCGCGGTGGCGTCGGTGGTGTGCGAGTGGTCCGGCCCGTCCGGGGTCGAGACCTGGCCGCTGCTGCCGCCGTCGTCGATGATCGGCGACGACGGTGCCGGCGACGACGGCGGGCACCTGGCGGCCGCGCAGGCGCGCTCGCTCGCCGACCGGTCGTACTGGTCGGTGCAGACGCCGCCGCTGGCCGCCGGGACGGTGTACCGGTACCGGTTCGTGGCGACCCTGTCGTCCGGTGCGGTGCGGCGGACCCGCTGGTACGAGGTGTCGGCGGGTGCGTGGTCGGCGCGCGGCGGGTCGCTGACGGTGGACGACGGCGACCGGCTGGTGCCGGGCAGCGTCGAGTGGCTGACCGGTCCGGAGGGGCCACGGCGGGTCCGGTTCGCGCTGCGGCTGGCCCCGGGCGAGCACGTGGTCGGGTTCGGCGAGCGCTACGACGCCGTCGACCAGCGCGGCCGCACGCTCGACGCCGTCGTGTTCGAGCAGTACAAGGCGCAGGGCGCGCACGGGCGGACGTATCTGCCGATGCCGTTCGCGCTGGTCGTGGGCGCTGCCGGCTCGTGGGGCCTCCACGTCCGGACGGCGCGGCGGACCTGGTACGACGTCGGCGCGACGACCCCGGACCGGCTGGTCGTCGAGGCCGAGCTGGACGGCGACGACGCGCTGTCGGTCGGGGTGTTCTCCGGGTCGCCGGCGTCGGTCGTGCGCGAATTCGTCGCGGAGGCGGGCCGGCCCGAGGAGCTGCCGGACTGGGTGTTCCGGCTCTGGGCCAGCGGCAACGAGTGGAACACGCAGGCCAGGGTCATGGCCGAGCTGGACGCCCACCGCGAGCACGACATCCCCGTCGGCGCCCTGGTCATCGAGGCGTGGAGCGACGAGTCGACGTTCACGGCCTTCCGCGACGCGCAGTACGAGGTGAACGAGGACGGGGGGCCGCACCGGCTGGCCGACTTCACCTTCCCCGCCGACGGCGCCTGGCCGGACCCACGCGGCATGGTGTCGGAGCTGCATGCGCGGGACGTGAAGGTGCTGCTGTGGCAGATCCCGCTGCTCAAGATGCGGCCACATCCGCGCGGCCAGCTGGCGGCGGACGCCCGGGCGGCGGTGGCCGGCGGGTTCGTCGTCACTGAGGCGGACGGACGCCCGTACCGCAACCGCGGCTGGTGGTTCCCGCTCGCGCTGATGCCGGACCTGGCGTCGGAGAAGGCGCGCGACTGGTGGACGTCGAAGCGGCGGTACCTCGTCGAGGAGCTCGGGATCGACGGCTTCAAGACCGACGGCGGCGAGCACGCGTGGGGACGGGACCTGCGCCACGGTTCTGGGTCGGTTCGAGGGATCGCCGGCAACGACCGGTTCCCGGTCGAGTACGCGCGCACCTACGGTGACCTGCTGCGATCCGCGGGCAAGGCGCCGGTGACGTTCAGCCGGGCCGGGTTCACCGGGTCGCAGGCGCACGGCGCGTTCTGGGCCGGCGACGAGGACTCGACGTGGGACGGCTTCCGTTCGGCGGTGGTCGCCGGTGTGACGGCCGGAGCGTGCGGCATCGTCTACTGGGGCTGGGACCTGGCCGGCTTCTCCGGCGACGTGCCCGACGCCGAGCTCTACCTGCGCGCCGCCGCGGCGTCGGCGTTCATGCCGATCATGCAGTACCACTCCGAGTTCAACCACCACCGGCTGCCGCTGCGCGACCGCACGCCGTGGAACGTCGCCTCGCGTACCGGGGACGACCGGGTGCTGCCGGCGTTCCGGCGGTTCGCGCACCTGCGCGAGCGGCTGGTGCCGTACCTGTCGGCGTCGGCTGCTTCGGCTGTCGCGGGCGGGGCGCCGCTGATGCGGGGGCTGTTCTTCGACCACCCCGGCGACGCGGCGGCGTGGGAGGTCGTCGACCGGGAGTTCCTGCTGGGTGACTCCTTGCTGGTGGCGCCGGTGCTCTCGCCGGGCGCGTCGAGCTGGGAGGTCTACCTGCCGGCGGGTGACTGGGTGGACGTCTGGACGGGGACACCTGTGGCCGGCGGGCGGACCGTCACCCGGCCGGTGCCGATCGACGAAGTGCCCGTCTACTGCCGGGCGTCCGCATGGCCGGAGCTGCGCGAGGTGTTCGCCGACCTGCCAGGCTGA
- a CDS encoding glycoside hydrolase family 15 protein, whose amino-acid sequence MTDLLALAEASHRVIATHQAPSGAYPASPTFSAYRGYSWFRDGAFIAEGASRYGDADGAAAFHRWCADVLAKRTDQVDALVSRSTRGEHIPVADLLPTRYTIDGAVGNDPWWDFQLDGYGTWLWALAAHTDRHGVVDGVDGGVATAVRYLTTFWARPCYDWWEEHVDHRHVSTLGAIRAGLAAATAHPALTAALSAGERSAAADAVGELDALVLAEGVSDGGHLTKWLGAADIDASLLACVAPFGLVAVDSSLGRGTVSAVEDALCVDGGVHRYAADTFYGGGQWPLLTAFLGWNQAAAGRREEALASLRWIAAQATPSGELPEQVGHHLLAPEREQEWIERWGTVATPLLWSHGMYLVLAAELGLVGRAR is encoded by the coding sequence GTGACCGACCTGCTCGCGCTGGCCGAGGCCTCCCACCGGGTCATCGCCACCCATCAGGCCCCGTCCGGCGCCTACCCGGCCAGCCCGACATTCAGCGCCTACCGCGGCTACAGCTGGTTCCGCGACGGCGCGTTCATCGCCGAGGGCGCCAGCCGCTACGGCGACGCCGACGGCGCGGCGGCGTTCCACCGGTGGTGCGCCGACGTGCTCGCCAAGCGCACCGACCAGGTCGACGCGCTGGTCTCGCGTTCTACGCGCGGTGAGCACATCCCGGTCGCGGACCTGCTGCCGACCCGCTACACGATCGACGGCGCAGTCGGGAATGACCCGTGGTGGGACTTCCAGCTCGACGGCTACGGCACCTGGCTGTGGGCACTCGCGGCCCACACCGACCGGCACGGGGTGGTCGATGGTGTCGACGGCGGCGTGGCGACGGCAGTGCGCTACCTGACGACGTTCTGGGCGCGGCCCTGCTACGACTGGTGGGAGGAGCACGTCGACCACCGGCACGTGTCGACGCTGGGCGCGATCCGGGCCGGTCTGGCGGCGGCGACGGCGCACCCGGCGCTGACGGCGGCCCTGTCGGCCGGCGAGCGCTCGGCCGCGGCGGACGCCGTCGGGGAGCTCGATGCGCTGGTGCTGGCCGAGGGGGTCTCCGACGGCGGTCACCTGACGAAGTGGCTCGGCGCGGCCGACATCGATGCCAGCCTGCTGGCGTGCGTCGCGCCGTTCGGGCTGGTCGCCGTCGACAGCTCGCTGGGACGCGGGACGGTGTCCGCGGTCGAGGACGCGCTGTGCGTCGACGGCGGCGTGCACCGGTACGCCGCCGACACGTTCTACGGCGGCGGGCAGTGGCCGCTGCTCACGGCGTTCCTCGGCTGGAACCAGGCCGCGGCGGGGCGTCGTGAGGAGGCGCTGGCATCGTTGCGCTGGATCGCCGCGCAGGCGACGCCGTCGGGCGAGCTGCCCGAGCAGGTCGGGCACCACCTGCTGGCGCCGGAGCGCGAGCAGGAGTGGATCGAGCGCTGGGGGACGGTCGCCACGCCGCTGCTCTGGTCGCACGGCATGTACCTGGTGCTGGCGGCGGAGCTCGGCCTGGTGGGGAGGGCGCGATGA
- a CDS encoding ABC transporter substrate-binding protein, giving the protein MAHSIRLGTVAAAAALLALSACSQGSATRESNGEDGQTVVHYMEFSSNGGNEQNLEAIVASFESENPGIDVQVETTPFADYFTKLQTAVAGGTEADAFELNYENFVTYAESGALAELDVDGGAYTPSLLEAFQHDGAQLGLPESFSDVVLFYNKDLFAAAGVPEPTADWTWEDEQAAATALTDAAAGVWGDYQPATFHEFYKALAQAGGQFLTDDGSATAFNSPEGIAAATWLAGKSGTVMPTEAEGAGTPDFDSTLFREGKLAMWHSGIWMFGPLADVPFEWDVVVEPGSTNRASAMFTNGVVVSANSEHSEEAQAWLEFLTSSDTTVDTRLNAGWELPPIADQDKLAPYLEQTPPANRQAVFDALEETVLPPVIVRQQEMQDAVTEELGNAAAGRKTVEQAVADAAARVDELL; this is encoded by the coding sequence ATGGCCCACTCGATCCGCCTCGGCACCGTCGCCGCCGCGGCCGCACTGCTCGCCCTGTCGGCCTGCTCGCAGGGTTCCGCCACCCGTGAGTCCAACGGCGAAGACGGCCAGACCGTCGTCCACTACATGGAGTTCTCGTCCAACGGCGGCAACGAGCAGAACCTGGAAGCAATTGTCGCGTCGTTCGAAAGTGAGAACCCCGGCATCGACGTCCAGGTCGAGACGACGCCGTTCGCCGACTACTTCACCAAGCTGCAGACCGCGGTCGCCGGCGGCACCGAGGCCGACGCGTTCGAGCTCAACTACGAGAACTTCGTGACCTACGCCGAGAGCGGCGCGCTGGCCGAACTCGACGTCGACGGCGGCGCCTACACGCCGTCGCTGCTCGAGGCCTTCCAGCACGACGGCGCCCAGCTCGGACTGCCGGAGTCGTTCAGTGACGTCGTCCTCTTCTACAACAAGGACCTGTTCGCGGCGGCCGGCGTGCCGGAGCCGACGGCGGACTGGACCTGGGAGGACGAGCAGGCGGCCGCCACCGCGCTGACCGACGCCGCAGCCGGCGTCTGGGGCGACTACCAGCCCGCGACGTTCCACGAGTTCTACAAGGCGCTGGCCCAGGCCGGCGGCCAGTTCCTCACCGACGACGGCAGCGCGACGGCGTTCAACAGCCCCGAGGGCATCGCGGCCGCCACCTGGCTGGCCGGCAAGTCCGGCACCGTCATGCCGACCGAGGCCGAGGGCGCGGGCACGCCGGACTTCGACTCGACGCTGTTCCGCGAGGGCAAGCTGGCCATGTGGCACAGCGGCATCTGGATGTTCGGCCCGCTGGCCGACGTGCCATTCGAGTGGGACGTCGTGGTCGAGCCGGGCTCCACCAACCGGGCCAGCGCCATGTTCACCAACGGCGTCGTGGTCAGCGCGAACAGCGAGCACTCCGAGGAGGCGCAGGCCTGGCTGGAGTTCCTCACGTCGTCGGACACCACCGTCGACACCCGGCTGAACGCGGGCTGGGAGCTGCCGCCGATCGCCGACCAGGACAAGCTGGCGCCGTACCTCGAGCAGACCCCGCCGGCGAACCGGCAGGCCGTCTTCGACGCGCTGGAGGAGACCGTGCTGCCGCCGGTCATCGTCCGCCAGCAGGAGATGCAGGACGCCGTCACCGAGGAGCTGGGCAACGCGGCGGCCGGGCGCAAGACCGTCGAGCAGGCCGTCGCCGACGCCGCCGCGCGGGTGGACGAGCTGCTGTGA
- a CDS encoding carbohydrate ABC transporter permease, protein MRRPALYTAVTVGALVMLFPFAWTVITSLTPGAGLGTPDLIPDEPGLDAYRTLLEAMPFWRILANSLWIAVASTLLQLVTSAMAAYAFARLDFPGRNALFLVYLATLMVPMQVLVVPLFIEMRELNLVDTYAALLAPSIASAFGVFLLRQAVAQVPIELDEAATIDGAGHLRIFVSVVWPLIRPALATFAVLAFMSSWNSFLWPLVVIRSPELMTLPLGLSTLHGQFTTEWDVVMAGSVISIVPIAVLYLAAQKYVIQGVARSGLK, encoded by the coding sequence ATGCGTAGGCCCGCGCTCTACACAGCCGTCACCGTCGGCGCGCTGGTCATGCTGTTCCCGTTCGCCTGGACGGTGATCACCTCGCTCACGCCCGGCGCCGGCCTGGGCACGCCCGACCTGATCCCCGACGAGCCCGGCCTGGACGCCTACCGCACGCTGCTCGAGGCGATGCCGTTCTGGCGGATCCTGGCGAACAGCCTCTGGATCGCCGTCGCGTCGACGCTGCTGCAACTCGTCACCAGCGCGATGGCCGCCTACGCGTTCGCCCGGCTCGACTTCCCCGGCCGCAACGCGCTGTTCCTCGTCTACCTCGCGACCCTCATGGTGCCGATGCAGGTGCTCGTCGTGCCGCTGTTCATCGAGATGCGCGAGCTGAACCTCGTCGACACCTACGCCGCCCTGCTGGCCCCGAGCATCGCGTCCGCGTTCGGCGTCTTCCTGCTCCGGCAGGCCGTCGCGCAGGTGCCGATCGAGCTGGACGAGGCGGCCACCATCGACGGCGCCGGGCACCTGCGCATCTTCGTCTCCGTCGTCTGGCCGCTGATCCGCCCGGCGCTGGCGACCTTCGCCGTCCTCGCGTTCATGTCCAGCTGGAACAGCTTCCTCTGGCCGCTGGTGGTCATCCGCTCGCCGGAGCTGATGACGCTGCCGCTCGGCCTGTCCACCCTGCACGGCCAGTTCACCACCGAGTGGGACGTGGTGATGGCCGGCTCCGTGATCAGCATCGTCCCGATCGCCGTGCTCTACCTCGCGGCGCAGAAATACGTCATCCAAGGCGTCGCCCGCTCCGGGCTCAAGTGA